Proteins encoded by one window of Streptomyces uncialis:
- a CDS encoding succinate dehydrogenase iron-sulfur subunit: MATPVLDKVEAESAASHLITVTFRIRRFNPEVAAEAVWEDFQFEIDPKERVLDGLHKIKWDLDGTLTFRRSCAHGICGSDAMRINGRNRLACKTLIKDINPDKPIMVEPIKGLTVLKDLIVDMDPFFQAYRDVMPFLITKGNEPTRERLQSAEDRERFDDTTKCILCAACTSSCPVFWNDGQYFGPAAIVNAHRFIFDSRDEAGEQRLEILNDKDGVWRCRTTFNCTDACPRGIEVTKAIQEVKRALITRRF; encoded by the coding sequence ATGGCTACTCCCGTACTCGACAAGGTGGAGGCCGAGTCCGCCGCCTCGCACCTGATCACGGTCACCTTCCGCATCCGCCGCTTCAACCCCGAGGTCGCCGCGGAAGCCGTGTGGGAGGACTTCCAGTTCGAGATCGACCCCAAGGAGCGGGTCCTCGACGGGCTGCACAAGATCAAGTGGGACCTGGACGGCACCCTGACGTTCCGCCGTTCCTGCGCCCACGGCATCTGCGGCTCGGACGCGATGCGGATCAACGGCCGCAACCGGCTGGCGTGCAAGACGCTGATCAAGGACATCAACCCCGACAAGCCGATCATGGTCGAGCCCATCAAGGGTCTGACGGTCCTCAAGGACCTGATCGTCGACATGGACCCGTTCTTCCAGGCGTACCGCGACGTCATGCCGTTCCTGATCACCAAGGGCAACGAGCCGACCCGTGAGCGCCTCCAGAGCGCGGAGGACCGCGAGCGGTTCGACGACACCACCAAGTGCATCCTGTGCGCGGCGTGCACGTCGTCCTGCCCGGTGTTCTGGAACGACGGCCAGTACTTCGGCCCCGCCGCGATCGTGAACGCCCACCGCTTCATCTTCGACTCGCGCGACGAGGCCGGCGAGCAGCGGCTGGAGATCCTCAACGACAAGGACGGCGTGTGGCGCTGCCGCACCACGTTCAACTGCACGGACGCGTGCCCGCGCGGTATCGAGGTCACGAAGGCGATCCAGGAGGTGAAGCGGGCGTTGATCACGCGCCGCTTCTGA
- a CDS encoding class I SAM-dependent methyltransferase has product MEVTNLLYRDPALYDFVQSDSTSAERVHELIRRYRPDARTLIDFGCGTGRDLEVFAQHFACVGVDLQPGMVGHARHIRPGLDVRTGDMRTVRLRMLMDVVTCIGNSLAHVRDDKGIGQVFDTFAAHAGPGALLVLCSPIAPITRAGPTTATVDTPGGPATVTVRHSWDPRTRINTTHRHWVLPSGDEAQDEIPRRVLFPQELERCAEASGFEVLDMSDGTGAGLTGPTAYTVARRAQR; this is encoded by the coding sequence TTGGAAGTCACCAACCTCCTGTACCGGGACCCGGCCCTCTACGACTTCGTCCAGTCCGACAGTACGAGCGCCGAGAGAGTCCACGAGCTGATCCGGCGGTACCGGCCGGACGCCCGGACTCTGATCGACTTCGGATGCGGTACCGGACGGGACCTGGAGGTCTTCGCCCAGCACTTCGCATGCGTCGGCGTGGACCTCCAGCCCGGCATGGTCGGCCACGCCCGCCACATCCGGCCGGGGCTGGACGTCCGCACCGGGGACATGCGCACGGTACGGCTCCGGATGCTCATGGACGTGGTGACCTGTATCGGCAACAGCCTCGCCCATGTGCGTGACGACAAGGGGATCGGTCAGGTCTTCGACACCTTCGCGGCCCACGCCGGACCGGGCGCGCTGCTCGTGCTGTGCTCTCCCATCGCTCCGATCACCCGGGCCGGGCCGACCACGGCCACCGTCGACACCCCGGGGGGACCGGCCACGGTCACCGTCCGGCACTCGTGGGACCCGCGGACCCGCATCAACACCACGCATCGGCACTGGGTGCTCCCCTCGGGCGACGAGGCCCAGGACGAGATCCCCCGGCGGGTCCTGTTCCCGCAGGAGCTGGAACGCTGTGCGGAAGCGTCCGGCTTCGAGGTCCTGGACATGTCCGACGGCACAGGGGCGGGGCTCACCGGCCCGACCGCGTACACGGTGGCCCGGCGCGCCCAGCGGTGA